A genomic stretch from Croceibacterium aestuarii includes:
- the uvrA gene encoding excinuclease ABC subunit UvrA, translating to MALTTISVRGAREHNLKGIDIDLPRDSLIVITGLSGSGKSSLAFDTIYAEGQRRYVESLSAYARQFLEMMQKPDVEHIDGLSPAISIEQKTTSRNPRSTVATVTEIYDYMRLLWARVGVPYSPATGLPIEAQTVSNMVDRVMALPEGTRAYLLAPVVRGRKGEYRKELAEWQKAGFTRVRIDGEVYEIENAPALDKKYKHDIEVVVDRIAVREGIETRLADSFETALKLAEGLAYVDLADGNVSDVVPATRQGGAANAGTAGEGAQPEATPASAGVTMGSLKGAGLPPNRIVFSEKFACPVSGFTIEEVEPRLFSFNAPQGACAACDGLGEKLLFDPQLVVPNEALSLKKGAVVPWAKSNPPSPYYMQVLASLARAYDFDLETPWSELSEEQRDTILFGTRGAPVALTFKDGRKEYTVRKAFEGVIGNLNRRMLQTDSAWMREELGKFQTAQPCEVCHGKRLNEKALAVKIAGTDIATPTKMAVNAAKDWFLALPDKLNDTQNQIARAILKEINERLGFLDNVGLDYLNLDRTSGTLSGGESQRIRLASQIGSGLSGVLYVLDEPSIGLHQRDNDRLLETLKRLRDLGNTVIVVEHDEDAIRHADHIVDLGPGAGVHGGEIVAQGDLKTILKAKNSLTADYLTGRRRIEIPDKRRKGNGHQLTVHGARANNLNNVTASIPLGTFTCVTGVSGSGKSSFTIDTLYASAARTLNGARVVAGAHDKVTGLEYCDKVIEIDQSPIGRTPRSNPATYTGAFTQIRDWFAGLPEAQARGYKPGRFSFNVKGGRCEACQGDGLIKIEMHFLPDVYVTCEECHGKRYNRETLEVKFKGLSIADVLDMTIEDAEEFFKAVPPIRDKMHMLNEVGLGYVKVGQQATTLSGGEAQRVKLAKELSRRSTGQTLYILDEPTTGLHFEDVRKLLEVLQRLVDQGNSVVVIEHNLDVIKVADWIVDLGPEGGVRGGEIVAEGTPEQVAENPRSFTGQYLAPLLTRRAEAAE from the coding sequence ATGGCTCTCACCACGATCTCCGTCCGCGGCGCCCGCGAGCACAACCTCAAGGGCATCGACATCGACCTGCCGCGCGACAGCCTGATCGTGATCACCGGGCTGTCGGGTTCGGGCAAGTCGAGCCTCGCGTTCGACACGATCTACGCCGAGGGCCAGCGCCGCTATGTGGAATCGCTCAGCGCTTATGCCCGGCAGTTCCTCGAGATGATGCAGAAGCCCGACGTCGAGCATATCGACGGGCTCAGCCCCGCGATCTCGATCGAGCAGAAGACCACCAGCCGCAACCCGCGCTCGACGGTCGCCACCGTCACCGAGATCTACGACTACATGCGCCTGCTGTGGGCGCGGGTGGGCGTGCCCTATTCGCCCGCCACCGGCCTGCCGATCGAGGCGCAGACCGTCTCCAACATGGTCGACCGGGTCATGGCCCTGCCCGAGGGCACGCGCGCCTACCTGCTCGCCCCCGTGGTGCGCGGGCGCAAGGGCGAGTACCGCAAGGAACTAGCCGAGTGGCAGAAGGCCGGCTTCACCCGCGTGCGCATCGACGGCGAGGTCTACGAGATCGAGAACGCTCCGGCGCTCGACAAGAAATACAAGCACGACATCGAGGTGGTGGTCGACCGCATCGCCGTGCGCGAAGGCATCGAGACGCGCCTCGCCGACAGCTTCGAGACCGCGCTCAAGCTGGCCGAGGGGCTGGCCTACGTCGACCTGGCGGACGGCAATGTTTCAGACGTCGTCCCAGCGACCCGCCAGGGCGGCGCAGCCAACGCTGGGACCGCTGGCGAAGGAGCGCAGCCGGAAGCGACCCCGGCTTCCGCTGGGGTGACAATGGGTTCGCTCAAGGGCGCCGGCCTCCCGCCCAACCGCATCGTCTTCTCGGAAAAGTTCGCCTGCCCTGTCTCCGGCTTCACCATCGAGGAAGTCGAACCCCGCCTGTTCTCGTTCAACGCCCCGCAGGGCGCCTGCGCGGCGTGCGACGGGCTCGGTGAGAAGCTGCTGTTCGACCCGCAGCTGGTCGTCCCCAACGAGGCGCTGAGCCTGAAGAAGGGCGCGGTGGTGCCGTGGGCCAAGTCCAACCCGCCGAGCCCCTACTACATGCAGGTCCTTGCCAGCCTCGCCCGGGCCTACGACTTCGATCTCGAGACGCCGTGGAGCGAGCTGAGCGAAGAGCAGCGCGACACCATCCTGTTCGGCACCCGCGGCGCGCCGGTGGCGCTCACCTTCAAGGACGGGCGCAAGGAATACACCGTGCGCAAGGCGTTCGAGGGGGTCATCGGCAACCTCAACCGGCGCATGCTGCAGACCGACAGCGCGTGGATGCGCGAGGAGCTGGGCAAGTTCCAGACCGCGCAGCCGTGCGAGGTGTGCCACGGCAAGCGCCTCAACGAGAAGGCGCTGGCGGTCAAGATCGCCGGCACCGACATCGCCACCCCCACCAAGATGGCGGTCAACGCGGCCAAGGACTGGTTCCTCGCGCTGCCCGACAAGCTCAACGACACCCAGAACCAGATCGCCCGCGCCATCCTGAAAGAGATCAACGAGCGGCTCGGCTTCCTCGACAACGTCGGGCTCGACTACCTCAACCTCGACCGCACCAGCGGCACCCTCTCGGGCGGCGAGAGCCAGCGCATCCGCCTCGCCAGCCAGATCGGCTCGGGCCTCTCGGGCGTGCTCTACGTCCTCGACGAGCCGAGCATCGGCCTGCACCAGCGCGACAACGACCGGCTGCTCGAAACCCTCAAGCGCCTGCGCGACCTCGGCAACACCGTGATCGTCGTCGAGCATGACGAGGACGCGATCCGCCACGCCGACCACATCGTCGATCTCGGCCCCGGCGCCGGCGTCCACGGCGGCGAGATCGTCGCCCAGGGCGACCTCAAGACGATCCTCAAGGCCAAGAACTCGCTCACCGCCGATTACCTCACCGGGCGGCGGCGGATCGAGATCCCGGACAAGCGCCGCAAGGGCAACGGCCACCAGCTCACCGTCCACGGCGCGCGCGCCAACAACCTCAACAACGTCACCGCCAGCATCCCGCTCGGCACCTTCACCTGCGTCACCGGCGTCTCGGGCTCGGGGAAGTCGAGCTTCACCATCGACACGCTCTACGCCTCGGCCGCGCGCACGCTCAACGGCGCGCGGGTCGTCGCCGGGGCGCACGACAAGGTCACCGGCCTCGAATACTGCGACAAGGTGATCGAGATCGACCAGTCGCCGATCGGCCGCACCCCGCGCTCCAACCCGGCGACCTACACCGGCGCCTTCACGCAGATCCGCGACTGGTTCGCCGGCCTGCCCGAGGCGCAGGCGCGCGGCTACAAGCCGGGGCGCTTCAGCTTCAACGTCAAGGGCGGCCGCTGCGAGGCCTGCCAGGGCGACGGGCTGATCAAGATCGAGATGCACTTCCTGCCCGACGTCTACGTCACCTGCGAGGAATGCCACGGCAAGCGCTACAACCGCGAAACGCTGGAGGTGAAGTTCAAGGGCCTCTCCATCGCCGACGTGCTCGACATGACGATCGAGGACGCGGAGGAATTCTTCAAGGCCGTCCCCCCGATCCGCGACAAGATGCACATGCTCAACGAGGTCGGTCTCGGCTACGTCAAGGTCGGCCAGCAGGCGACTACGCTCTCGGGCGGCGAGGCGCAGCGGGTCAAACTCGCCAAGGAACTCAGCCGCCGCAGCACCGGGCAGACGCTCTACATCCTCGACGAGCCGACCACCGGCCTTCACTTCGAGGACGTCCGCAAGCTCCTCGAAGTCCTCCAGCGGCTGGTCGACCAGGGCAACTCGGTCGTGGTGATCGAGCACAACCTCGATGTCATCAAGGTGGCCGACTGGATCGTAGACCTGGGGCCGGAAGGCGGCGTGCGAGGCGGCGAGATCGTCGCGGAAGGTACCCCCGAGCAGGTCGCCGAAAATCCGCGCAGCTTCACCGGCCAGTACCTCGCCCCGCTACTGACACGCCGGGCGGAAGCGGCTGAATGA
- a CDS encoding AAA family ATPase: MALIDAIEISGIHGARDVTLPFKNGHCILIGPNGTGKSTALQISAYMLGRKWIELGNQPFDQISIHFKNGKSAELRRADCETFGNNLYRTAGTRLVRYPERMVWDPNIILSLDLTSKEDLEEASAKLGISPTAVRALRREFGDDPGQRTARKKIRQCIDVFEENSLLPTLYLPTYRRIELDLKKLFDEVPERMHRQLKERQVRFQNGEFLLEVIRFGMDDVVELLTTFERETRDYARNQFNRMMTSYLKDMATGKAMSVRELRDIPLTQNSIDRTLSRIEEGLLDEAEKADIGQTVIDLSAGKIKGNPTFQKSWLAHFFIKLFQVNQDLEDRERNLTNFISAVNNYISPKKLEYDIERYHTAIVDERGDELQLADLSSGEKQIISMLAEVHFRDAEFNLLIDEPELSLSVPWQLRFLTDIKTAPGCGQVMAVTHSPFIYDNSLANSVVEFGYG, from the coding sequence ATGGCCTTGATAGACGCAATCGAAATTTCCGGAATTCACGGTGCCCGTGACGTCACCCTGCCCTTCAAAAATGGGCATTGCATCCTTATTGGACCAAATGGCACTGGTAAAAGTACTGCCTTGCAGATCTCGGCCTACATGTTAGGCAGAAAGTGGATTGAATTAGGTAATCAGCCCTTCGATCAAATATCAATTCATTTTAAGAATGGCAAGTCGGCAGAACTTCGTCGTGCGGATTGTGAAACGTTCGGAAATAACTTATATCGAACCGCAGGCACGAGGCTAGTTCGTTACCCAGAGCGGATGGTATGGGATCCAAATATTATTCTATCGCTGGATTTGACATCCAAAGAAGACCTTGAAGAAGCATCTGCCAAACTCGGAATTTCGCCAACCGCCGTTAGGGCGCTACGAAGAGAGTTTGGCGACGATCCGGGTCAGCGAACCGCCCGAAAGAAGATTCGGCAATGCATTGATGTGTTCGAAGAAAATTCTCTTCTACCGACCCTTTATCTCCCGACATACCGTAGAATAGAATTGGACTTAAAGAAGCTATTTGATGAAGTCCCAGAAAGAATGCACCGCCAATTAAAGGAGCGACAGGTTCGCTTCCAAAACGGCGAATTCCTGCTCGAAGTGATACGATTTGGTATGGATGATGTTGTTGAGCTGCTCACTACCTTCGAGCGCGAAACTAGAGATTACGCCCGTAATCAATTCAATCGTATGATGACTTCTTATCTAAAAGACATGGCTACGGGCAAAGCAATGTCCGTCAGAGAACTTAGAGATATTCCTCTTACACAAAATAGCATCGATCGAACGCTCTCGCGCATCGAAGAGGGACTGCTGGATGAGGCCGAGAAGGCTGATATTGGTCAAACTGTAATCGATCTGAGCGCGGGCAAAATTAAAGGCAATCCAACCTTTCAAAAAAGTTGGTTGGCACACTTTTTTATCAAATTGTTCCAGGTTAACCAAGATTTGGAAGATAGAGAGCGTAATCTTACAAACTTCATATCGGCAGTGAATAACTACATTTCTCCGAAGAAGCTCGAATATGATATTGAGCGTTACCATACTGCCATTGTTGATGAACGAGGGGACGAGCTACAGCTGGCCGATCTCTCATCCGGCGAGAAGCAGATTATTTCAATGCTCGCCGAGGTTCACTTTCGAGATGCCGAATTCAACCTTCTCATAGACGAGCCTGAATTGTCCCTCTCTGTACCGTGGCAGCTCCGATTTCTAACTGACATCAAAACCGCTCCTGGCTGCGGCCAAGTAATGGCGGTAACTCATTCGCCGTTTATCTACGACAATAGCTTGGCAAATTCGGTTGTCGAGTTTGGATATGGCTGA
- a CDS encoding VOC family protein, producing MWGCGVLRAIGRAKEEREQGRRPEDELRPDPPRRLQPRAVPGRRGPAHARLPLRRHGGLYVHGVKHLAFQVDDAEAAAKEPAANGAKIVLGPVVGLRPTYVFVADNSGIPFELIEFR from the coding sequence TTGTGGGGATGCGGGGTTTTGCGGGCAATCGGGAGGGCTAAGGAGGAGAGGGAGCAAGGACGCCGACCCGAAGACGAACTTCGCCCTGATCCGCCGCGGCGACTTCAACCTCGAGCTGTTCCAGGTCGACGAGGACCGGCCCATGCCCGATTACCGCTTCGACGCCATGGCGGCCTCTACGTCCACGGCGTCAAGCACCTCGCCTTCCAGGTGGACGACGCCGAGGCGGCGGCCAAGGAACCGGCCGCCAATGGCGCGAAAATCGTGCTCGGCCCGGTCGTCGGCCTGCGGCCGACCTACGTGTTCGTGGCCGACAACTCGGGGATTCCGTTCGAGTTGATTGAGTTTAGGTGA
- a CDS encoding GFA family protein: MTTDPVTGGCLCGAVRIEATGAPRRVGVCHCLDCRKHHGAVFYAAAIFSEDAVRVSGETRAWNNRHFCPSCGGSVFARWEDEIEVHLGTLDAPSRFTPTYECWTVRREEWLPAFVGMRGFAGNREG; this comes from the coding sequence ATGACCACGGACCCGGTAACCGGCGGCTGCCTGTGCGGCGCGGTGCGGATCGAGGCGACGGGCGCGCCGCGGCGCGTGGGCGTGTGCCACTGCCTCGATTGCCGCAAGCATCACGGCGCGGTGTTCTACGCCGCGGCGATTTTTTCCGAAGACGCGGTGCGCGTGAGCGGCGAGACGCGCGCCTGGAACAACCGCCACTTCTGCCCGTCCTGCGGCGGATCGGTCTTCGCCCGCTGGGAAGACGAGATCGAAGTCCACCTCGGCACGCTCGACGCGCCGAGCCGGTTTACGCCGACCTACGAGTGCTGGACCGTGCGGCGCGAGGAGTGGTTGCCGGCGTTTGTGGGGATGCGGGGTTTTGCGGGCAATCGGGAGGGCTAA
- a CDS encoding ribosomal protein L7/L12, with the protein MFVPLWILVPAALLLLVLLARALSGGSRDMIERQRAATFEPGSDHLTVLAQPEVQEALRAKRKIEAIKLVRERTGLGLKEAKLLVERQAPR; encoded by the coding sequence ATGTTCGTGCCCCTGTGGATCCTCGTCCCGGCCGCCCTCCTGCTGCTCGTGCTGCTGGCGCGGGCGCTGTCGGGCGGCAGCCGCGACATGATCGAGCGGCAGCGCGCCGCGACCTTCGAGCCCGGATCGGACCATCTCACCGTGCTCGCCCAGCCCGAGGTGCAGGAGGCGCTGCGGGCCAAGCGCAAGATCGAGGCGATCAAGCTGGTCCGCGAGCGCACCGGGCTCGGCCTCAAGGAAGCCAAGCTGCTGGTCGAGCGGCAGGCGCCGCGCTGA